A segment of the Catenuloplanes nepalensis genome:
GCCGCGGGCCGTCCAGAACAGCATGATCGGCTGCTCGGTCGGCACCATGTCGCCGGCGTCGGTGAACTCCGGCTCCAGGAACCGGGGGAGCAGACGGTCGACGATCCACCGACGGTTCGGCGGAAGCGGGGGCGGTTCGGGCATGGCGGGGTCCTCGCTCGACTCGCTGGGTGTGCGGTGCGGGGCATGGCGCGAGGCGCTCCGGTTATGATGCGCGCTTGCACGAAGCAAAGGCAAGTGCAGATGCACGTGCATATGCAGACTCTCAAAGGTGAGTCATTTCGCGCGTGAACGGAGAAAACAGACTTTCTCCGCTGGAATCGTGCGTGACGGGCGGGAACGCCGATCGTTAGTTTCCCGGATTTTCCGTGGGCTGACGTGCGCAGGGTCGCCGCATCGGGGTCACAACTGGGCCAAGTTTGCGGCACTGCACGGTCAACCGTCCCACTTCGGTCGGAATCTGGTCGTGCTCTTTACAGGCTCTAACGGATGAATGCGGTAAAGGGCTATGGCGTGCGCGCGGCCCGGCGCCGGCGCCGGGCGCGGCCGGAGATCGCCCGGCCGACCGGCCGGCCGTGCGGCAACGCCCGGTGCAGATCGCGCTCGGCCTGCAGCGTCGCCGCGTGCTCGGCGGCGCGGTGCTCGGCCTCGCGACGCAGGAAGGCCCGGTTGGCAAGGTACGCGTCGTCCAGCGCGCGACGCGCGTCCGCCTGCGCCCGGAGGCTCTCCGCGCGCTGTGACGCCGCGTAGATCAGTGCCGCGTGCACGTCCGGCGAGTCCCGCTCGGCCGTGGTCGCCGCCGCCAGCTCCTCCTGTGCGCGGCCACGCCGGTGCCGCTTCGCGATGTCCACCAGGCTCACCGGCGAGAAGACCTTCGCCACGGCCGGGACCAGGTCGACCACCACGAAGACGATCTCCAGCAGGTGGTAGAGCCGGCGGGCCTCCGGGTCGGCGGCCAGCGCCCGGGCCAGCGCGGCGCGGCGGGCGAAGATGCCGTCGTTGTGCGCGGTGGAGACGCTGGCCGCGTCCGCGCTGGCCGCGATGCGCCGGTCGAGCTGCTGCACGCCCGCGTCGATCTCCGCGCCGCGCGTGGTGAGGCGGCGCAGCGCGGCGTCCCGGGCCGCCTTGCCGGCGTTCAGGTCACCCAGCTTGACCTGCGCGATCGGGCCACAGCCGGGCGTCCTCGTGCCGCCGGTGCCGTTGCACTCCTCGTCGAACGCGCGCTGCAGCGCCGGGATCGCGGCGGCGGCCCGGTCGTACTCCGCCTGCAGCCCCTTCTTCTCGGCGAGCAGCGTGGTGCGCTGGTTGGCCGGCTCGGAGGAGTCGCGGACCTGCGCCGAGATCTCGGACGCGTCCCGCAGCCGGTCCACGTCGAGCTGCTGCTGGATCTCCTTGGCACCCACGCCGAGCATCGCGAACCAGGCGATCAGCAGGCCCATCGGCACCGCGATCGCGAGCCGCGGCACCAGCAGCCACAGCCGGTGCAGGACGCCGTCCCGCTCGACGTGCGCGGAGACCAGCCAGCGGTCGATCTGAAAGATGCCGAAGCCCCAGATCAGCGAGACCGCGACGGCGACGTGCGGCGGCGCCTCGGTGGCGATGGTGACCGCCCAGAACATGGTGGCGGCCGCCATCAGCGTGGTGAACAGCACCAGCGCGCCGAAGACGCGATAACGACCGGCCTCACCCCAGAAGATCGCCTCGCCGGGGTCGACGCCGGAGGCACGGAGGAAAAGGTGAGGCCGGAACCGGGCTTTGGTCGAGGACATCGAGCCTCCAACGGGCTGAATCCTCCTCATTATTCGGTTTTGCGCCGGTCGGTTTGACCTGAATGCCCAAATCCATGCTGATGGGTACGGGAACCGCCGTGATCGCAATCCGTGATCGCGGGATAAGCGCTTGGTGAGAGGTCATGTGGTAGCAGAGGATCCGGAGAATTTCTCTCTAATCGAAAATCCCATTCCGCGCCGACTTTCCGCTACTTTCCTACCCGTTGGCGACGTCCGTTTCGCACGGCACGACTACCCGCGGCCACGCTGTGGGGCGGCAAGACGGGCGGCAGTGGGCTAGGGGTGCATTGTGATCATGCCAGTGCGGCGTGCGCGTCTATGGTCGCGTTCCGCGCCGGGTCTCATCGCGGTCGTGCTGATCCTCGTGCCGGTCGCGATCCTCTTCGGACAGAGCTGGGCCGGCACCAGCGAACGAATGGACACCGTCGATCGCGAGCGGAACGGCGTCGAATACGCCATCGCGCTCGGCGAACTCACCCGTGTCATGGCCGAGGCGCAGTCCGCGGCACTGCACCAGACCCCGTCGCTGGACCCGGTCAACGGCGCGGTCGCGGCCGTGGACGGCGTCGACGCGCGGCTCGGCGCACAGCTGGGCACCACCGCCCGGTGGACCGACGCCCGCGTGAAGATCCAGGCGCTGGGCGGCGTCTCCGGCAGCACGTCCGCGGTCTACGACGCGTACGCCGCGGTCACCGACCTGCTGCTCGCGCTGCACGCCGAGGTCCGCGACAACGCGCGGCTCAGCCGGGACCCGCAGGGCGACACGTTCCACCTGCAGGAGGCCGGCGCGGCCGAGCTGCCCGCGCTGATCGTCGGCACCGGCCGCCTCGCCGACCTGGCCGGCATGGCCGTCGGTGCCGCACCCGCGGACCGGACCGCGCTGCTCGGCCGGGTGCTGGCCACCCGCACGCTGGTCGACGACGACGTCGCCGGTCTCACCGACAACCTGCAGGCGTCGCTGGACGAGACCGAGAGCGACACGCTCAGCACCAAGCTGCTGACCGGCCTGAACCGGTTCCGGCAGGGCGTCGACAAGCTCTACGCGGTGGTGGACCTCTCCGCCACCGAGTCCGCCATGGCCGCCCAGGTCTCCCCGGCGCGCACCGAGGCACAGCGCGCCCAGGCGGACCTGATGTCGATCGTGCTCACCGAGCTGGACACGCTGCTCCGCGACCGCGGCGACGAGCTGGGCATGCGGCGGATCACCGCGGTGCTCATGCTGGTCCTGGCCGTGCTGATCGCGGCCGTGCCGTTCATCGTCCCCGCGGTTCTCCGGCGGGCCGCGCCCGAACCGGCCCGGCTCGAACCGATGCCCCGGCACGCCGAGGAGACACCGGGCGGGGACGACGTCTGGTCGCCGAGACGGAGGCGGGCCGGTGCGACGCGTTGAGATCCCCGCGCTGCGCGTCCAGGGCAAGCTGGCGCTGGTCATGGTGGTGCCGCTGCTCGGACTGATCACGCTGGCCGTGCCGGTGGTGGTGGACCGCATGCAGGACGCCGGCCGCGCCTCCGACACCGCGGACCGGGTGGTGCGGGCCGGCCGGGTCGGCGCGGTGGTGCAGGCGTTGCAGCAGGAACGACTGCTCTCCGTCGCATACGTCCGCGGCCTCACCGACCGCTCCCGGCTCGAACTGCAGACCGCGCGGGTCACCGACTGGGTCGCCGACCTGCGCAGCGAGGCCACGCTCACGCCCGAACTGGCCGAGGCCGCGGACTCGGTCGGCACGCTCGCCGAGACCCGCGCGGAGGTGCTGGACCGGACCGCCGGGACGGACCTGATCGGCTCCGGGTTCGGGCAGGTCATCGCGCGGTTCGTCGACGGGCTGCGGCTGACCGACGTGGCGGACGGCGGCACGGACACCGGGCGGCGGGTGCTCGCGCTGGACGCCGCGTTGCGCGTCGACGAGGAGGCCAGCGCCGCCGCGTACGTGCTGCTCGACCTCGCGGTCAGCAAGGATCTCGCCGCGGTGGCCCGGGCGGCCGGGCAGTTCACGGCGCTGGACCGGCAGACCGCACGGTTCCGCGGCTACGCCGATCCCGGGCAGGCCGCGGCGTACGAGTCGGTGCTCGCGCAGATGCGGCTGGCGGCCGGGGAGGACTTCTTCGAGCGGTTCGCCGCGGACCCGGTCGGCACCGCGAACGGGCTGGACGCCGCGCGGATGCTGCCGTTCATCGAGTCGGTGCTGGTGAACGGCCGGTTCATCGAGGACCAGATCGCCCGGGACGTCGCCGACCTGGTGGTGGCCGACCGGCGGGCCGCGAACACCACGGCGTACCTGGTGCTGGCGCTGACCGTGCTGCTCACCGCGGCCGTGGTGGCCGGCGCGTTCATCACCGCCCGCCGCGTCACCCGGCCGCTGCTGCGGCTCACCGAGTCCGCCGACCGGGTCGCCCGGCTCACCGAGGAGGAGCTGACCCGGGTCGCGGACGACGAGGCCGAGTCCAGCACGCCGATCCGGCTCGACCCGCTCCGGGTGCGCGGTGACGACGAGGTCAGCGACCTCGGTCACGCGATCAACCGGGTGCAGAACACCGCGGCCCGGCTGGTCGAACGCCAGGTCGCCGGCCGCCGGAACGTGGCGCAGATGTTCGGCCACATCGGGCGCCGCGCGGAGAACCTGATCGACCGCCAGTTGTCGATCATCGACGCGCTGGAGCGCGACGAGACCGACCCGGCGCGCCTGGAGAGCCTCTACCGGCTCGACCACATGGCCAGCCGGCTGCGCCGCAACGCCAGCAGCCTGGTCGCGCTCTCCGGCGGTGGCGCCGACGCCGGCCAGCACCGGGAGCCGTTGCCGTTGCTGCACGTGATCCGGCTCGCGCTCGGTGAGATCGAGGGTTACCCACGCGTCGACGTGGACGTGCCGGAGGCCATCGACGTGCTCCCGCCCGCGATCGCGGACCTCACGCTGGTCGTCGCGGAGCTGATGGAGAACGCCTGCACGTTCTCGCCGCCGGACACGCGGGTCACGGTCACGGCCGCGCCGGCCGACAACGGCGTCCGCCTGATCATCGTCGACCACGGGCTGGGCCTGGCGCCGGACCGGCTGGCGCGGGAGAACGCGCGGCTGGCCCGCCGGGAACGCCTCGACCTGGCCCCGACCGAGGTGCTCGGCCTGGTCGTGGTCGGCCGCCTGTCCCGCCGGCAGGGTATGCCGGTCACGCTCGCGGAGACGCCCGGCGGCGGGGTCACGGCCACGGTGCTGCTCGGCCGCCGGCAGCTGATCCTGCCGGAGCCGGAGCCGGTGATGGCGACCGCGGGCGAGCCGGTCGTCGAGGTGGCGCTGCTGGACCGGGCGAGCCGCAGCCTGGAGGCCGGCCCGTCGTGGAACGCGTTCGCGATCTCGGCCACGGCGGCGGAGCTGCCGGCGGTCATCGACACCGAGGCCGTTCCGGACGCTGCGCCGGTCGCGCCGCCGCTGCGGGTGCGGCCGGTCGTCGAGTACCGCGCGGCACCGCTGGCGCTGCCCGCGCCGCGGGTGCCGGTAAGCCCGCTGATCGTCGCGGACGCGAGCGGGCGCACGGCCGACGTCGCCGAGGTGCCGCAGCCGTCGATCGCCCCGCAGCCGTCGATCGCCCCGCAGCCGACGTTCGCGCCGCAGCCGCTGGTGGTGCCGGAGGTCGCGTCGCGCGGCGAGCTGGTCGTCGATCCGGCGCCGCACATCCGGCAGGCCGCCCAGGACACGTCACCGACCACCGAGATCACGGTTGTCGACCCGATGGTTCCTGGAACCGCCGAAACGGGTAACGGTCTGCTGAAGCGGGTGCCGGGCGCCACGCTCGGCAGCCAGGACGTCTCACTCGTTCCACCCAGGATCATCCGCCCGGGAACCGCGCCG
Coding sequences within it:
- a CDS encoding DUF4407 domain-containing protein, with the translated sequence MSSTKARFRPHLFLRASGVDPGEAIFWGEAGRYRVFGALVLFTTLMAAATMFWAVTIATEAPPHVAVAVSLIWGFGIFQIDRWLVSAHVERDGVLHRLWLLVPRLAIAVPMGLLIAWFAMLGVGAKEIQQQLDVDRLRDASEISAQVRDSSEPANQRTTLLAEKKGLQAEYDRAAAAIPALQRAFDEECNGTGGTRTPGCGPIAQVKLGDLNAGKAARDAALRRLTTRGAEIDAGVQQLDRRIAASADAASVSTAHNDGIFARRAALARALAADPEARRLYHLLEIVFVVVDLVPAVAKVFSPVSLVDIAKRHRRGRAQEELAAATTAERDSPDVHAALIYAASQRAESLRAQADARRALDDAYLANRAFLRREAEHRAAEHAATLQAERDLHRALPHGRPVGRAISGRARRRRRAARTP
- a CDS encoding sensor histidine kinase, with amino-acid sequence MRRVEIPALRVQGKLALVMVVPLLGLITLAVPVVVDRMQDAGRASDTADRVVRAGRVGAVVQALQQERLLSVAYVRGLTDRSRLELQTARVTDWVADLRSEATLTPELAEAADSVGTLAETRAEVLDRTAGTDLIGSGFGQVIARFVDGLRLTDVADGGTDTGRRVLALDAALRVDEEASAAAYVLLDLAVSKDLAAVARAAGQFTALDRQTARFRGYADPGQAAAYESVLAQMRLAAGEDFFERFAADPVGTANGLDAARMLPFIESVLVNGRFIEDQIARDVADLVVADRRAANTTAYLVLALTVLLTAAVVAGAFITARRVTRPLLRLTESADRVARLTEEELTRVADDEAESSTPIRLDPLRVRGDDEVSDLGHAINRVQNTAARLVERQVAGRRNVAQMFGHIGRRAENLIDRQLSIIDALERDETDPARLESLYRLDHMASRLRRNASSLVALSGGGADAGQHREPLPLLHVIRLALGEIEGYPRVDVDVPEAIDVLPPAIADLTLVVAELMENACTFSPPDTRVTVTAAPADNGVRLIIVDHGLGLAPDRLARENARLARRERLDLAPTEVLGLVVVGRLSRRQGMPVTLAETPGGGVTATVLLGRRQLILPEPEPVMATAGEPVVEVALLDRASRSLEAGPSWNAFAISATAAELPAVIDTEAVPDAAPVAPPLRVRPVVEYRAAPLALPAPRVPVSPLIVADASGRTADVAEVPQPSIAPQPSIAPQPTFAPQPLVVPEVASRGELVVDPAPHIRQAAQDTSPTTEITVVDPMVPGTAETGNGLLKRVPGATLGSQDVSLVPPRIIRPGTAPVRQDPDKVRELMRQFESGVARGLRAARSDEHTDEGTTR